Proteins encoded together in one Thermococcus gammatolerans EJ3 window:
- the artF gene encoding archaeosortase family protein ArtF yields the protein MKRNSLAFGILQLLGYLLVFSIMILVIGAKFGDPLVKMEAKNIHVMLRILRVPNILLGNMVYLPEERLSFEITWQCSGMFSISLYTVVYLTFPRIRRNLWEWFFGVSVLYVVNFFRVLTSILLYHHMGEEVFSLFHYILGPAMMFGVVVLLLGDLLVKSLKERRQN from the coding sequence ATGAAAAGGAATAGCCTCGCCTTTGGGATACTGCAACTATTGGGATACCTTCTCGTATTCTCCATCATGATACTCGTGATAGGGGCTAAATTCGGCGATCCGCTGGTGAAGATGGAGGCAAAGAACATCCATGTCATGCTTAGAATCCTCCGAGTTCCGAACATCCTTCTAGGAAACATGGTATACTTACCGGAGGAAAGGCTCTCCTTCGAGATAACTTGGCAGTGTAGTGGGATGTTCAGCATAAGCTTGTACACTGTCGTTTACTTAACCTTCCCGAGGATACGCAGGAATCTTTGGGAATGGTTCTTTGGAGTTTCAGTTCTTTACGTAGTTAACTTCTTCCGCGTCCTTACCTCCATACTCCTCTATCACCACATGGGAGAGGAGGTATTCTCACTCTTCCACTATATCCTCGGGCCCGCGATGATGTTTGGGGTGGTTGTTCTTCTGCTGGGAGATCTCCTTGTGAAGAGCCTGAAGGAGAGACGGCAAAATTGA
- a CDS encoding mechanosensitive ion channel family protein: MEMDKPLPYVGVTPLQMATTVAILVIGWVVTKILVGTFKRGLKKTKLPELVVEFLSRFLSALLYVAVILLAVSALGIGVGSVVLSISAVIGLILGFGMQDTLTNLAAGVWITALRPFDKGDVVTVAGQTGKVNAVGIMSTELLTPDNTLITIPNKLVWGSVITNYTRMPTRRVSVDVGVAYGTDLDRAIKIAMDIMKGHPKVLNDPEPSVVITALADSSINLQLRAWTKTEDYWAVKGDLTRAIYETYMKEGIEIPFPQMDVHIKEMPR; encoded by the coding sequence ATGGAGATGGACAAACCCCTGCCCTACGTGGGGGTGACCCCCCTGCAGATGGCTACTACGGTAGCGATTCTTGTGATAGGGTGGGTGGTAACAAAGATACTCGTCGGTACCTTCAAGAGGGGATTGAAGAAGACCAAGCTTCCAGAGCTAGTTGTGGAGTTCCTCAGCAGGTTTCTGAGCGCGCTCCTGTACGTTGCGGTGATCCTTCTCGCGGTCAGCGCCCTGGGAATAGGTGTTGGCTCGGTCGTTCTGAGCATCTCCGCTGTGATCGGCCTGATCCTCGGCTTTGGAATGCAGGACACTCTAACCAACCTGGCGGCTGGAGTGTGGATAACCGCTCTGAGACCCTTCGATAAAGGAGACGTTGTCACCGTTGCCGGCCAGACAGGGAAGGTAAACGCCGTTGGGATCATGAGCACCGAGCTCTTAACCCCTGACAACACGCTCATAACGATACCCAACAAGCTCGTCTGGGGAAGCGTCATAACGAACTACACGAGAATGCCAACGAGAAGGGTCAGCGTTGATGTCGGCGTTGCCTACGGGACAGATCTTGACAGGGCCATAAAGATCGCGATGGACATTATGAAGGGTCACCCGAAGGTGCTGAACGATCCGGAACCAAGCGTCGTCATAACGGCCCTCGCGGACTCCTCGATAAACCTCCAGCTCAGGGCGTGGACGAAAACCGAGGACTACTGGGCCGTCAAGGGCGACCTCACTAGGGCAATCTACGAGACCTACATGAAGGAGGGCATCGAGATACCGTTCCCGCAGATGGACGTGCACATAAAGGAAATGCCGAGGTAA
- a CDS encoding formate--phosphoribosylaminoimidazolecarboxamide ligase: MIISTIASHSSLQILLGAKDEGFRTRLYVKPERRAFYASTRLTDELVVTEDMSAILKDDGIVIPHGSFVAYLGLERIEKAKARFFGNKRFLKWETTFELQDKALDEAGIPRVRVIEPDEVEPEKLYFVRIEGPRGGSGHFIAKGSELEERLAGLSEPPRIEEFIPGVYLYVHFFHSPILGRLELLGVDERVVIADGNARWPVKPLPYTIAGNVGVALRESLLPRLYDYGLAFVGSYEKARTARNHRPLRSPLCLRR, translated from the coding sequence ATGATAATCTCGACGATAGCGTCTCATTCCTCCCTCCAGATTCTCCTCGGGGCCAAGGACGAGGGGTTCAGAACAAGGCTCTACGTGAAGCCCGAAAGGAGAGCCTTCTACGCCTCCACGAGGCTCACGGACGAGCTTGTCGTCACGGAAGACATGAGCGCAATCCTAAAGGACGACGGAATAGTAATCCCTCACGGCTCCTTCGTGGCCTACCTCGGCCTTGAGAGGATAGAGAAGGCCAAGGCAAGGTTCTTCGGCAACAAACGCTTCCTCAAGTGGGAAACGACCTTTGAACTGCAGGATAAAGCCCTCGACGAGGCGGGAATCCCGAGGGTTCGGGTCATCGAGCCCGATGAGGTTGAGCCAGAGAAGCTCTACTTTGTCAGAATTGAGGGGCCGAGGGGAGGGAGCGGGCACTTCATAGCGAAGGGGAGCGAGCTTGAAGAGAGGCTTGCAGGGCTGAGCGAGCCCCCCAGGATTGAGGAGTTCATACCGGGGGTCTACCTCTACGTCCACTTCTTCCACTCGCCGATTCTGGGAAGGCTCGAACTCCTCGGCGTCGACGAACGCGTCGTCATAGCCGATGGAAACGCCCGCTGGCCCGTTAAGCCCCTCCCCTACACCATAGCGGGGAACGTTGGTGTCGCTTTGAGGGAGTCGCTCCTGCCGAGGCTCTACGACTACGGCCTGGCGTTCGTGGGAAGCTATGAAAAAGCTCGAACCGCCCGGAATCATCGGCCCCTTCGCTCTCCACTTTGCCTACGACGGTAG
- a CDS encoding ferritin-like domain-containing protein, with protein sequence MVAVMLDTVEIALERLRKLDKESLIAYWIEGELEEAKLYGELARRAKNLGLPDSLVETFWTLSKESREHGERLREIYRKTYGKEPKAPEIPPIEVYPVLDRFERAEDAIEALHAAMESEKLAMEVYNRLAKETEDPELRDLFESLAKVEKSHYERLEGELKLLKKLMEKKA encoded by the coding sequence ATGGTGGCGGTTATGCTGGACACCGTTGAGATTGCCCTTGAGCGGCTGAGAAAGCTCGACAAGGAATCGCTCATCGCCTACTGGATAGAGGGCGAGCTTGAGGAGGCCAAACTGTATGGAGAACTCGCGAGGAGGGCGAAGAACCTAGGACTGCCGGATTCGCTCGTGGAGACCTTCTGGACACTCTCAAAAGAATCGAGGGAGCACGGGGAAAGGCTGAGGGAGATATACAGAAAGACCTACGGCAAGGAACCGAAAGCCCCGGAGATCCCGCCGATTGAGGTTTATCCAGTGCTCGACAGGTTTGAAAGGGCCGAGGATGCAATAGAAGCCCTCCATGCTGCAATGGAAAGTGAAAAGCTCGCCATGGAAGTTTACAATCGCCTCGCCAAGGAAACCGAGGATCCGGAACTAAGGGACCTCTTCGAGTCCCTCGCCAAGGTCGAGAAGAGCCACTACGAGCGCCTTGAAGGCGAGCTCAAACTCCTCAAAAAGTTAATGGAGAAAAAGGCCTGA
- a CDS encoding phosphoribosylaminoimidazolesuccinocarboxamide synthase — MRLVYSGKTKDVYEDGPYLVFHFKDTVLGRDGREDSGGNEVIGEKTGKGSLVLEQTEFFFRLLEGNGVKTHFVERIDGRKARFLRAEKIPLEVIYRELAYGSFLRRYKGWAKPFQRLGIVEFTLKDDSLDDPLIAEEAIVVLGIASEEEVEVMKEKTRKVAGILREFFSSKGLQLVDFKLEFGRLDGELIVIDELSRDTMRVAKDGRVLTHEELSEVIG, encoded by the coding sequence TTGAGGCTCGTCTATTCCGGCAAGACGAAGGACGTTTACGAGGACGGGCCTTACCTCGTCTTCCACTTCAAGGACACGGTTCTCGGTAGGGACGGCAGGGAAGACAGCGGGGGCAACGAGGTTATAGGGGAGAAAACCGGGAAGGGGAGCCTCGTTTTGGAGCAGACCGAGTTCTTCTTCAGACTCCTTGAGGGGAACGGCGTAAAGACGCACTTCGTCGAGCGGATTGACGGGAGGAAGGCCCGCTTTCTAAGGGCGGAGAAAATCCCGCTGGAGGTCATCTACCGCGAGCTGGCCTACGGTAGCTTCCTTCGGCGCTACAAGGGGTGGGCCAAGCCGTTTCAGAGGCTCGGGATAGTGGAGTTCACGCTGAAAGACGATTCGCTCGACGACCCGCTCATAGCGGAGGAAGCTATTGTGGTTCTCGGAATCGCGAGCGAAGAAGAGGTTGAGGTAATGAAGGAAAAGACGAGAAAGGTCGCGGGAATTCTGAGGGAGTTCTTTTCCTCCAAGGGCCTTCAGCTCGTTGACTTCAAGCTCGAGTTCGGCAGGCTCGACGGTGAGCTAATCGTCATAGACGAGCTGAGCAGGGACACGATGCGCGTCGCGAAGGACGGGAGGGTTCTGACGCACGAGGAACTCTCGGAGGTGATTGGATGA
- a CDS encoding glycosyltransferase yields the protein MRRKLVSYFSALVVASYIVYIDYLFVQEAVWKVISLLFQGVPRYPVYAFVRYLFYLTGAFVILIYAAYFIFYLHFRENEGSKPNPRFFPKVSLVIPAHNEAMNIERLIESIQYQDYPFECYEVILVDDGSVDGTPEIAERYGIRVIRHERNMGKAKALETGIKAAKGDVIITLDADSYFADGSSLRNIVENLFSRPFVGVSTGAIRIDVRSGKLIEKFQVIEYLHSFEVGRRVQGYLDWLLVVPGAFSAFKGYLIKSLPAIPRDTLAEDFELAMITYRAGLTSNFEPKAAVYTEPATSWRELYRQRIRWYYGGLQVMAKYHDMIMNRKYGEKGLFLFFHMILLEYILPVLQVFGIVAFPLIMLVHNFLGLEILDITLPFPLMMAVFLLVLFLQYLPGVLMSGIAMAIERNPRTALGYLPVIFLYYPIYNPLLSLAKIDAMLRFLRGVVQSW from the coding sequence ATGAGACGAAAACTGGTGTCCTACTTCTCCGCCCTCGTCGTTGCAAGCTACATTGTGTACATTGATTACCTCTTCGTCCAGGAGGCCGTGTGGAAAGTTATCTCGCTTCTTTTTCAGGGTGTCCCCAGGTATCCGGTCTATGCCTTTGTCAGGTATCTCTTCTACTTGACGGGGGCATTCGTTATCTTGATATATGCAGCCTATTTCATTTTCTACCTCCACTTCAGAGAAAACGAGGGGTCAAAGCCAAATCCCCGCTTTTTTCCCAAGGTCTCCTTGGTAATACCGGCCCACAACGAAGCCATGAACATCGAGCGTCTAATAGAGAGCATTCAGTATCAGGACTATCCCTTTGAGTGTTACGAGGTTATACTCGTAGACGACGGTAGCGTTGATGGCACGCCCGAAATAGCTGAGAGGTATGGAATTAGGGTGATCCGCCACGAGAGAAACATGGGAAAAGCCAAAGCCCTCGAAACCGGGATAAAAGCGGCTAAAGGGGACGTTATCATAACACTGGACGCTGATTCTTACTTTGCTGACGGTTCTTCTCTGAGGAACATCGTGGAGAACCTGTTCAGTAGGCCCTTCGTGGGAGTTTCCACCGGGGCGATTAGAATTGACGTCAGAAGTGGGAAGTTGATAGAGAAGTTTCAAGTAATCGAGTACCTACACTCCTTTGAAGTTGGGAGAAGAGTCCAAGGCTACCTTGACTGGCTTCTCGTAGTTCCCGGGGCCTTTTCAGCCTTTAAAGGATACCTAATAAAATCCCTTCCCGCGATACCTAGGGACACGCTGGCCGAGGACTTTGAACTTGCCATGATAACGTATCGGGCCGGACTGACTTCAAACTTCGAGCCAAAGGCTGCAGTCTACACGGAGCCAGCAACTTCGTGGAGGGAGCTCTACAGGCAGAGGATAAGGTGGTATTACGGGGGTCTTCAGGTTATGGCCAAGTATCATGACATGATAATGAACAGGAAATACGGGGAGAAGGGGCTTTTTCTATTCTTCCACATGATTCTCTTGGAGTACATCCTTCCGGTTCTGCAGGTGTTCGGTATAGTGGCGTTCCCCCTCATAATGCTAGTTCATAACTTTCTCGGCCTGGAAATACTCGACATAACGCTGCCCTTCCCCCTTATGATGGCTGTCTTTCTCCTCGTTCTTTTCCTCCAGTATCTCCCGGGGGTCCTGATGAGCGGCATTGCAATGGCCATTGAAAGAAACCCCAGAACAGCCCTCGGGTATCTCCCCGTGATATTTCTTTACTATCCCATCTACAACCCCCTTCTCTCGCTGGCAAAAATAGACGCAATGCTGAGGTTTCTCCGGGGGGTGGTTCAGTCATGGTAA
- a CDS encoding DUF1297 domain-containing protein → MKKLEPPGIIGPFALHFAYDGSFRAIGFASRIDGGSNALHWYGRLYWNEPISVGRRIAREIKLALAEDRLGEVVS, encoded by the coding sequence ATGAAAAAGCTCGAACCGCCCGGAATCATCGGCCCCTTCGCTCTCCACTTTGCCTACGACGGTAGCTTTAGGGCGATAGGCTTCGCCTCGCGGATAGACGGAGGTTCCAACGCCCTCCACTGGTATGGAAGGCTCTACTGGAACGAGCCCATAAGCGTCGGAAGGAGGATAGCGCGCGAGATTAAGCTCGCCCTCGCTGAAGACCGGCTCGGGGAGGTGGTATCGTGA
- the thiC gene encoding phosphomethylpyrimidine synthase ThiC yields the protein MTQLEAAKRGEITEEMKFIAEREGIDPEKLRRSVAKGYTVIFRNVRHDWVKPVAVGNVVRVKVNANIGTSRDIVNVKAEIEKAKVAVKYGADTIMDLSTGGDLDSIRKAIMHAVDVPIGTVPIYQAAEEMLAKGKAIIEMSEDDMWNAVEKHFKDGVDYTTIHVGVTKEVVEKMKRVKRVVGMVSRGGTFLAAWILHWGEENPFYRDYDYLLELAKEYDVVLSLGDGLRPGGLPDAGDELQIAELYTLGRLVRRAREAGVQTMVEGPGHVPIDQIPAQIKLAKVATDNAPFYVLGPIVTDIFPGYDHITSAIGGAIAALNGADFLCYVTPAEHLGLPTVEHVREGVIAAKIAAHAVNLTRFEADFKKDYLMSLARGKLDWARQFELSQDREKFIEIRKERPTKTEACSMCGDLCAIKLINDMLRKG from the coding sequence ATGACCCAGCTTGAGGCCGCGAAGAGGGGAGAGATAACCGAGGAGATGAAGTTCATCGCCGAGCGGGAGGGAATAGACCCTGAAAAGCTCAGGAGGAGCGTGGCAAAGGGGTACACGGTGATATTCAGGAACGTCCGCCACGACTGGGTTAAGCCTGTGGCAGTTGGCAACGTCGTCCGCGTTAAGGTCAACGCCAACATTGGAACGTCGCGCGACATAGTGAACGTTAAGGCGGAGATAGAGAAGGCCAAGGTCGCCGTGAAATACGGCGCCGACACGATAATGGACCTCTCAACTGGTGGCGACCTCGATTCGATAAGGAAGGCCATCATGCACGCCGTTGACGTGCCCATTGGCACCGTTCCAATCTATCAGGCCGCCGAGGAGATGCTGGCTAAGGGGAAGGCCATCATCGAGATGAGCGAGGACGACATGTGGAATGCCGTCGAGAAGCACTTCAAGGACGGTGTTGATTACACGACCATTCACGTCGGGGTTACGAAAGAGGTTGTCGAGAAGATGAAGCGCGTTAAGCGCGTCGTCGGCATGGTCTCACGCGGCGGAACCTTCCTCGCGGCGTGGATACTCCACTGGGGCGAGGAGAATCCGTTCTACAGGGACTACGACTACCTGCTTGAACTCGCCAAGGAGTACGACGTTGTTCTGAGCCTCGGTGATGGGCTTAGACCAGGCGGTCTTCCAGATGCGGGTGACGAACTGCAGATTGCCGAGCTTTACACCCTCGGAAGGCTCGTCAGGAGGGCGAGGGAAGCTGGCGTTCAGACGATGGTCGAGGGTCCAGGGCACGTGCCGATTGACCAGATTCCAGCCCAGATAAAGCTCGCGAAGGTTGCCACCGACAACGCGCCCTTCTACGTCCTCGGCCCAATCGTTACCGACATCTTCCCAGGCTACGACCACATCACGTCCGCCATAGGGGGAGCGATAGCGGCCCTGAACGGCGCGGACTTCCTGTGCTACGTTACCCCTGCCGAGCATCTCGGACTGCCGACGGTCGAGCACGTCCGCGAGGGAGTTATAGCGGCGAAGATAGCCGCCCACGCGGTCAATTTGACCCGCTTCGAAGCCGACTTTAAGAAGGACTACCTGATGAGCCTTGCGCGTGGTAAACTCGACTGGGCGAGGCAGTTCGAGCTGAGCCAGGACAGAGAGAAGTTCATCGAGATAAGGAAGGAAAGGCCGACGAAAACCGAGGCCTGCTCGATGTGCGGTGATTTATGCGCGATAAAGCTCATCAACGACATGCTGAGGAAGGGGTGA
- the ribH gene encoding 6,7-dimethyl-8-ribityllumazine synthase codes for MEVRTVEGGFIGKGLRMGVVVARFNDLLTGELLKGALDCFERHGVEEVDVVKVPGSFEIPLVAKKMAESGRYDAVLALGAVVRGETKHFDLVANEVAKGVANVSLDTGVPVIFGVITVEDELQGFNRAGVKSNKGFEYAMAALEMADLMRKMEE; via the coding sequence ATGGAGGTAAGGACGGTTGAAGGCGGTTTTATAGGAAAAGGCCTGAGGATGGGCGTTGTAGTTGCCCGCTTCAACGATTTGCTCACCGGGGAGCTCCTGAAGGGTGCCCTCGACTGCTTCGAGAGGCATGGAGTCGAGGAAGTCGATGTTGTCAAAGTCCCCGGTTCTTTCGAGATCCCGCTCGTGGCGAAAAAAATGGCCGAGAGTGGCAGGTACGACGCGGTTTTAGCTCTGGGGGCGGTCGTGAGGGGAGAAACCAAGCACTTCGACCTGGTTGCCAACGAAGTTGCCAAAGGCGTTGCTAATGTCTCGCTCGACACTGGCGTTCCGGTCATCTTTGGAGTCATAACCGTCGAGGACGAACTGCAGGGCTTCAACAGGGCGGGAGTAAAGAGCAACAAGGGCTTCGAGTACGCGATGGCCGCTTTGGAGATGGCAGACCTGATGAGAAAGATGGAGGAGTGA
- a CDS encoding type 1 glutamine amidotransferase family protein: MAVGRDLRLLAAFLFLALLSQLPLHSASPGEKAKILVVCSDPEDVMFANTLGAEGNFTVDVLYLGRDLPDDRSLLSNELYLIKYDEIWIPDLNSEWTYGGRLTRDEIAALGEYVKRGGILVLGLNTYTQSWSRTFERITGSRLMRVEKPKKTSEEWDLVFKGKVYPYNATYQVAIVSPYRAQVLAQYSNGLPAITLSRYGRGVGVLMTFNPVKELVEYNPTIIDVYVYLATTVLSERSGKPEIPLYEALIIKLERTFLHPIFLGVLILVVLEILAYLGFVPFSVTVISAIPFLPFSEFLLRKEPYSTTLETVRMLRGVTLTNLAGEIGKTPRRLKFPLAVLFLKRQISLIDLSSLGFNDTLVVLRGLEAEGVAAWAIEVYPKMMEKIANNPGIGVIDLARQVNMPPYDVLRLLRELSRYGVVELRKIVVDYEVYPMRALLRWFEA; encoded by the coding sequence ATGGCAGTGGGAAGGGATCTCAGGCTGCTTGCGGCCTTTCTCTTTCTCGCCCTTTTATCCCAGCTCCCTCTCCATTCAGCTTCGCCAGGTGAAAAGGCTAAGATACTGGTCGTCTGCAGCGATCCGGAGGATGTTATGTTCGCCAACACCCTTGGAGCCGAAGGCAACTTCACCGTTGACGTCCTCTATCTCGGCAGGGATCTCCCTGACGACCGTTCCCTGCTGTCGAATGAGTTATACCTAATCAAATACGATGAAATATGGATCCCAGACCTCAACTCCGAATGGACGTATGGTGGAAGGTTAACCAGAGATGAAATCGCCGCTCTGGGGGAGTACGTCAAGAGAGGTGGGATCCTAGTTCTGGGACTGAACACGTACACGCAGAGCTGGAGCAGGACTTTTGAAAGGATAACAGGGAGTCGGCTCATGCGGGTTGAGAAACCAAAAAAGACGAGTGAAGAGTGGGATCTGGTATTCAAGGGTAAAGTTTATCCCTATAATGCCACGTACCAAGTTGCCATTGTGAGTCCATACCGGGCCCAGGTTCTCGCCCAGTACTCCAACGGTCTTCCAGCGATAACACTTTCCCGCTATGGGCGGGGGGTAGGGGTTCTAATGACGTTCAACCCCGTTAAGGAGCTCGTCGAGTACAACCCTACTATCATCGACGTTTACGTTTATCTTGCCACCACCGTCCTTTCGGAGCGCTCTGGAAAGCCTGAAATCCCGCTTTATGAAGCTCTTATTATTAAGCTGGAGAGAACGTTCCTTCATCCTATCTTTCTCGGTGTGCTGATTTTAGTGGTGCTTGAGATACTAGCGTATCTGGGCTTTGTTCCCTTCAGTGTTACGGTTATCTCTGCCATCCCCTTCCTGCCCTTCTCAGAGTTTTTACTGAGGAAAGAACCTTATTCCACAACCCTGGAGACCGTGAGAATGCTCAGGGGCGTAACCCTTACGAACCTAGCAGGTGAAATCGGGAAAACTCCCAGACGACTTAAGTTTCCTCTGGCGGTTCTCTTTCTCAAAAGGCAGATCAGCCTTATCGACCTTTCTTCCCTTGGTTTCAATGATACTTTGGTAGTTCTCCGGGGTCTTGAGGCGGAGGGTGTTGCGGCCTGGGCAATTGAAGTTTATCCCAAGATGATGGAGAAGATAGCCAACAACCCGGGAATCGGTGTGATAGACCTCGCACGTCAGGTGAACATGCCGCCCTACGACGTTCTTCGGCTCCTTAGAGAGCTCTCACGCTATGGGGTGGTTGAGCTCAGGAAGATAGTCGTCGATTACGAGGTCTATCCGATGAGAGCTCTCCTGAGGTGGTTTGAGGCATGA
- a CDS encoding IMP cyclohydrolase encodes MTYTGRTLGVGLMKGKPFAFYLLCSRSFPRRRAIVRENAVYIENLTETDNPYISYPVVRLLSEYAVVTNGLQTDFIAQALEWESPKKALIHVLDALDYERDAYSTPRIAGIVGRNGKGWLGFAGKDEFWVRELELREGKAFATATYNLGFTELEFPAFESAEELARKALELPLEKKVLTIGVLWKDRWELQASNR; translated from the coding sequence GTGACATACACGGGCAGAACCCTCGGGGTCGGACTGATGAAGGGAAAGCCCTTCGCCTTCTACCTCCTCTGCTCCCGTTCCTTCCCGAGAAGGAGGGCAATCGTGAGGGAAAACGCAGTCTACATCGAGAATCTCACGGAGACGGACAACCCCTACATCAGCTACCCGGTCGTGAGGCTCCTCAGCGAATACGCCGTCGTCACCAACGGCCTGCAGACGGACTTCATTGCCCAGGCCCTCGAGTGGGAAAGCCCGAAGAAGGCCCTAATCCACGTTCTTGATGCCCTCGACTACGAGAGAGACGCCTACAGCACGCCGAGGATAGCGGGCATCGTGGGGAGAAACGGCAAGGGGTGGCTCGGCTTCGCTGGAAAGGACGAGTTTTGGGTAAGGGAGCTGGAGCTGAGGGAAGGGAAGGCCTTCGCCACGGCAACGTACAACCTCGGCTTCACCGAGCTTGAGTTCCCGGCCTTTGAGAGCGCCGAAGAGCTTGCGAGAAAGGCTCTGGAGCTCCCCTTAGAAAAGAAGGTGCTCACCATCGGGGTTCTCTGGAAGGATCGATGGGAACTTCAGGCTTCGAATCGTTAA
- a CDS encoding helix-turn-helix domain-containing protein, with protein MVKRIIPFLILPLLLVPVAAATGVVYVASDPGDVPLYHALSERMDVTLSQKPEGDIILALDLNYNFLNESGRENLVMLLREAKSGKTVIIGFNTLRSLELEDPEAVRLLGISVTFRKIGIIRITPKNRFEFTPFNYDSDVYGIAEVNATGGNVLLKAENHTILLEIPVGKGRLVILTINPADYYLNTKNPAIVDFLVATVEHYTGGEFPTGIVVGLGVTGVMAAYVAFSNNPQAEKIRRWIKTLPLIFGRFITPPEDVLKNSTRAAIYNYIKAKGYSTIDDVASTFSISRTNARWHLSVLKRARLLEETPVGKVIIFHLPGQKNRRRAVRDFLLENTTRRKIYDLLQAGKSLSEIARILGVSKSTIHYNIQILKEYGVLGEEDEKE; from the coding sequence ATGGTAAAAAGGATTATACCCTTCCTTATCCTCCCCCTGCTCCTCGTTCCAGTGGCTGCAGCCACGGGAGTCGTTTATGTTGCTTCGGATCCAGGGGATGTTCCCCTGTACCATGCCCTTTCCGAGAGAATGGACGTAACCCTCTCCCAAAAACCAGAAGGGGACATCATCCTGGCCCTAGATCTAAACTACAACTTCCTCAATGAGAGCGGTAGAGAGAATCTCGTAATGCTCCTTCGGGAAGCAAAGTCAGGTAAAACCGTTATAATAGGTTTCAACACGCTCAGGAGCCTTGAGCTTGAGGATCCGGAAGCTGTAAGGCTCCTTGGTATTTCAGTTACGTTCAGAAAGATCGGCATCATCAGAATAACCCCAAAAAATAGATTTGAGTTCACACCCTTCAATTATGATTCTGATGTCTACGGCATAGCGGAGGTAAATGCCACAGGCGGTAATGTGTTGCTGAAAGCTGAGAACCACACAATTCTTCTCGAAATACCTGTTGGAAAAGGTCGACTCGTGATACTAACCATCAACCCTGCGGATTATTATCTCAACACCAAAAACCCTGCGATTGTTGATTTTCTCGTGGCCACTGTGGAACACTACACTGGAGGGGAATTTCCAACTGGAATTGTAGTTGGTCTGGGTGTCACGGGGGTAATGGCCGCCTATGTCGCCTTCTCCAACAATCCTCAGGCCGAGAAAATAAGGAGGTGGATAAAAACTCTCCCCCTAATATTCGGCAGGTTCATAACTCCTCCCGAAGACGTCCTCAAGAACAGCACGAGGGCGGCAATATACAACTACATCAAGGCCAAGGGGTACTCCACAATAGATGACGTTGCTTCAACGTTTTCCATTTCGAGAACCAACGCCCGCTGGCACCTCAGCGTTCTTAAAAGGGCTCGGCTCTTGGAGGAGACTCCCGTTGGGAAGGTCATAATTTTCCATCTCCCTGGACAGAAGAACCGCAGAAGGGCTGTACGCGATTTCCTGCTTGAGAATACAACCCGCCGAAAGATATATGATCTCCTTCAGGCGGGAAAAAGCTTAAGCGAGATCGCCAGAATACTAGGGGTGAGCAAATCCACCATTCACTACAACATCCAGATCCTCAAGGAATACGGGGTGCTGGGGGAGGAAGATGAAAAGGAATAG
- a CDS encoding sulfide-dependent adenosine diphosphate thiazole synthase — protein MLREIEISRAIIEAYTAELLESLSLDVAIVGAGPSGMVAGYYLAKNGAKVAIFEKKLSIGGGIWGGAMGFNKIVVQEEAREILDEFGINYRPFGNGLYVADAIETATTIASRAVKAGVRFFNMIEVEDLVLKNNRVAGIVINWTPVMRTGLHVDPLTVEARFVVDSTGHGAQVSQHLVRRGLLQVPGEGPMWAEKGEELTVKHTREVFPGLYVTGMAANAIAGAPRMGPIFGGMFLSGRKAALEILEKLG, from the coding sequence ATGCTGAGGGAGATAGAGATAAGCAGGGCGATAATAGAGGCCTACACCGCCGAGCTTCTCGAAAGCCTGAGCCTTGACGTGGCCATAGTAGGCGCGGGTCCTTCGGGAATGGTCGCCGGTTACTACCTCGCGAAGAACGGTGCGAAGGTGGCAATCTTCGAGAAGAAGCTCTCAATCGGGGGCGGAATCTGGGGCGGCGCGATGGGCTTCAACAAAATCGTCGTTCAGGAGGAAGCGAGGGAAATCCTCGACGAGTTCGGGATAAACTACAGGCCCTTCGGGAACGGCCTCTACGTTGCCGACGCCATCGAGACGGCTACGACGATAGCGAGCAGGGCTGTAAAGGCCGGCGTAAGGTTCTTCAACATGATTGAGGTTGAGGATTTGGTCCTCAAAAACAACCGCGTCGCGGGAATAGTGATCAACTGGACGCCGGTGATGAGGACAGGTCTGCACGTCGACCCGCTCACGGTCGAGGCGCGCTTTGTGGTTGATTCCACCGGCCACGGGGCGCAGGTGAGCCAGCACCTAGTGAGGCGCGGCCTCCTCCAGGTTCCGGGCGAGGGCCCGATGTGGGCGGAGAAGGGTGAGGAGCTGACTGTGAAGCATACGAGGGAGGTCTTCCCCGGCCTCTACGTTACGGGAATGGCCGCCAATGCTATCGCTGGAGCGCCGAGGATGGGTCCGATATTCGGCGGGATGTTCCTGAGTGGAAGGAAGGCGGCCCTCGAAATCCTTGAGAAGCTGGGGTGA